From Brachionichthys hirsutus isolate HB-005 chromosome 2, CSIRO-AGI_Bhir_v1, whole genome shotgun sequence, one genomic window encodes:
- the LOC137909217 gene encoding specifically androgen-regulated gene protein produces the protein MPKSDMWPGGIAMQSMSNMDSAGRCDSIISLNSGYSGDSMEHLSAEEKACLMYLEETIESLEGNEDSGLSTGEPESVSEAGKEIRMKGNDVSNFKSEFRGSQESDQAQHVPVNETSEPQSVFVPAANTKASADHVTRPELPATDSLTGFQMHPSTAHTELSPDGKLKIVSSVSRSEIDAALIPPPSDFMDDPRPQLEPEKSGRRSSPGVQEPSNSPPEMSTLPTSTSPQIRPHPEIAEPRSPPAVAPKPKKLPPNIILKSHKPAAADGSSVHPLSAGSDRQLLDPQKVRMEALRKLGLLKSDEMDSGPILSPKVSPQARRSWAAPSPPVSPAALHIPPTTPSHVDVESTLPASSPLHSPAARTSPGPPAVQSYGFPATAGFSDTNSTLMPDNGVSTVGDVSGAVLDTQLNTSPRAPGKALTSCRDVKSATMEHSVVGMNSLGQLRNIRPRPASMGCGLEFSINHGAATKAGRASGKEPDTPMPPPTLEHSGDSQKLLRSQGVSVLICPRSENEDDRREALKRLGLLRD, from the exons ATGCCCAAGAGTGACATGTGGCCGGGGGGCATTGCCATGCAATCCATGAGTAATATGGACAGCGCCGGGCGCTGCGACAGCATCATCAGCTTGAACTCTGGCTAT AGTGGAGACAGTATGGAGCACTTATCCGCAGAGGAGAAGGCGTGCCTCATGTACCTGGAGGAAACGATTGAGTCTCTGGAGGGGAACGAGGACAGCGGTTTATCCACCGGTGAGCCAGAGTCTGTGTCGGAGGCAGGGAAAGAGATTCGGATGAAAGGCAACG ACGTTTCCAATTTCAAGTCAGAGTTCAGAGGAAGCCAGGAATCCGACCAGGCCCAGCATGTTCCTGTAAATGAAACCTCTGAGCCACAGTCCGTTTTCGTCcctgcagcaaacacaaaagcatcagCGGATCACGTGACCCGACCCGAACTTCCAGCCACCGACTCGCTCactggcttccagatgcatccATCGACTGCTCACACTGAGCTGAGTCCAGATGGGAAACTGAAGATCGTCTCGAGTGTTAGCCGCTCTGAGATAGACGCTGCTCTGATCCCTCCTCCCTCAGATTTCATGGATGATCCTAGGCCTCAGCTAGAGCCAGAGAAATCCGGGAGGCGAAGCTCCCCTGGGGTCCAGGAGCCCTCAAACAGTCCCCCAGAGATGAGCACATTACCCACCAGCACCAGTCCTCAAATCAGGCCCCACCCTGAAATCGCCGAGCCCAGAAGCCCGCCTGCTGTGGCGCCGAAGCCAAAGAAGCTTCCTCCCAACATTATTCTGAAATCGCAcaagcctgcagcagctgatggcAGCTCGGTGCATCCGCTTTCTGCTGGCAGTGACCGACAGTTGCTGGACCCCCAGAAGGTCCGCATGGAAGCCCTGCGTAAACTTGGCCTGCTTAAATCCGATGAGATGGATTCAGGGCCCATTCTGAGCCCCAAGGTTTCTCCACAGGCTCGAAGGTCATGggcagctccttctcctcctgttaGCCCAGCAGCGCTACACATACCGCCCACGACACCGTCTCATGTCGATGTCGAAAGCACACTTCCTGCCTCCAGCCCTCTTCACTCTCCTGCAGCTCGGACATCACCAGGTCCTCCTGCAGTTCAGTCTTATGGTTTTCCAGCGACTGCTGGTTTCAGTGACACAAATAGCACTTTGATGCCAGATAATGGAGTATCGACTGTCGGTGATGTTTCTGGAGCCGTACTTGATACACAACTGAATACGTCCCCTCGTGCGCCGGGGAAGGCGCTAACCTCATGCCGAGATGTCAAATCAGCCACCATGGAGCACTCTGTTGTGGGGATGAACAGCCTGGGTCAGCTGCGTAACATTCGCCCACGCCCCGCCTCTATGGGATGTGGGCTGGAGTTTTCAATCAATCACGGAGCGGCTACAAAGGCGGGCCGCGCCAGCGGCAAAGAGCCGGACACGCCGATGCCCCCGCCGACCCTTGAACATTCCGGAGACTCTCAAAAGTTGCTTCGATCACAAGGCGTCAGCGTACTGATCTGCCCTCGTTCGGAAAACGAAGACGACCGGCGTGAAGCCTTGAAGAGACTCGGGCTGCTCAGGGACTGA